In the genome of Bacillus thuringiensis, the window TACATCTTTATCAGTAATCGATTGTTCAATCGCTTTTTCTTGAGCTAATTGAGCACGTACACTATTTTTTATAGTTTCTTCTTTAATACCTTGTTGTTTCATTAGTGTATCGAATTGATCACCGTATTGTTTTTTCATTTCATCGAACTTTTTATCTACATCTTTGTCTTCAACTTTGTAGTTTTTAATAAGTACTTTTTCCATAACCATGTTGTTTAGTACTTGTTTACCATGTTGTTGTTTCATTTGCGTGTAGAAATCTTCTTTCGTAATATCACCAGCTTTAGAAGTAACAACTTTTTCTGATGATGATGTTCCACATGCTGATAATGCAATTACACTTGTTGCGGCTAAGGCAAGCATCGCTTTCTTCATTCAATAAACACTCCTACTATTATGTATTTTTAATTTATCCTACACCGATGAACTTTAGTTCATAAGAGCCCGATTAAGTCTCACTGATACTTTTGCTTTTTATATTTGTAAAGCGCGCTTAACAGGGCTTACCGTGGCTGAGGATAAAGTTTTGATGAATGTTATTTGTTCTATAGTATAAGCAATATGTACAAAATTTAATATATCATATTTCGACTCGTTTTCATATTGATAAAGAAAAATTAACCAGTACGTGTCAGATTTTGAAAGTGTACCATATTGGGCGTATGCCGCATATACAGAATAGAGGAGGGGATGGGGATGAATTCTCAACTTATTTTATTACTTGTACTGTTTATTTTATTGGTTATTGTAGGTATAATTTGCTTATAGAGGAAAAAAGTGAGGAAGGGGCTTTCCTTCCTCACTTTCCATGAAATATAATTTCTATATAACTAGAAATTAATAAAATTGTTATACATACATTAATAACCCGAAAGACACCGGGCTGGCGGCTCGCAGCTATTTGTTTTCGTTCACACAGTGTATGTGTCATGAAATTCGTGTAAAATATAACAAGAAGTGCGAATGCGACAAAAACAACTGTTATAAGTGTCATGAGGCGAGACCTCCTTTTGGCTAAAATACATATACATATATTGTATCACACGATATTTTGTTCGTGTTACAAAATTCAGAAATAGAAGACTTTGTGTTAGAAAGTGAGGGAGAAAATGGACGTTGTTAGAAGATTAGAACAAGCTGAATACTACGTAGACCTACTATTTAAAATGATTGATGAAGAGAAGTGTCCATTTTATTCTTTGATCATAAAGAAAAAAGCTCGTAAAAAAGATATTGAACGTATACTAAATCTTTGTGAAAAACTGAACGAGCAATATGTAGTGGAGAAAGCAGAAGGGCTTCTTTTGTTCGATGCGCTGTTAAATCAATTTGAAAAAGCGCTTCCACATCAGCTCGAAGTACACGAAACTGCGGAAGCGCTAGCAAAACAAGGTTTATTTAAGCCGCTTATGAATGAATTCTTAAGCATGATTGCGAAAAAATAAATAGATTATTTCTTAACTAACTTTTGATCGGATTCTGTAAAGTTCTCTTCAATATCTTCTAATGATTTCTCAAAAATATCGATAAAGTCTTGTCCGTAAATATTACGCAGGATTGCAATCAGTTCGATATTTTCTGGGAACTTCCCATAAAAATTACGAAGTGCAAGAGCCCCATTAAATACCGAATTATTTTCAGGATCATACTCTTCCATTAAGCGAAGTAGTAATTCTTCCCCTTTGTCTGTAATTTCAATGTACGTATTTCGTTTATCATCTTCCTTTTTTGAGAATACAAGATAGCCGCGTTCTTCAAGCTTTTTAGAGAAGTTAAACGCTGTTGATACGTGCATAACTCCAAACTTAGCAATCTCAGAAATAGAAGCCCCTTTTAAATGATAAGCGATTGTTAAAATATGATGTTCATTAATATTTAAATCGTAAGGTTTAATCCACTGCTGCCAATCTTTCTCTACACATTTCCATAACGCTTTCGATAATTGAGCAATGCGTTGGCTGAAAATCATCGCTTCTTTTACCGAGTAATCTTTTTCTCCACTTTTCATTTACTCACCCACTTTAACATTCTTTTTCATTACTATCTATTATGCCAGTAAAATAAAAATTAATAAAGTCTTTTTGTAAGAATTGTGAAAATTTTTTAACAAAATGACATTCTATACAAATCATGCATAACTATGGAAGCGTTTTATGAGTCGTGAATACATGCGTTGTCCTTACATGTTAATTGATAACATATATTGTAAATGCATAAAAACACGGCATATCTATACGATATGCCGTGTCAAGGTCAATTTATATAAAAAATATTTGTTATATGCAAAAAACTAAGCAGGAATTTGTTTACGCTTTTTCTGGAACAGCTTCTTGCAGTTTCTCAATTGACTTTTGGATGTCCAAAATTTCTTTCTCAATATGGCGCTTGTTTTGAGAAATATCTTGTTTCCAGTTAGAAAGCGTGTCTTGCATGTCATCTTTTAGTTCTTGAAACACTTCTTTACCTTCTGAAGCAGTTTCAACAATTTGACGCTTTAATAATTTCGTATCAGCTGTAATATCAGCTAAAGTCTTTTTAATATCATTTCCTTTTTCTTTTAACTTGCCGCGCATGTCTTTACCAGAAGAAGGAGTTGAGAAAAGAACGGCTAGTCCAGCAACTGCTCCCCCGCAAATAACACCTGTAATAAAGGATTTAGCTTTTGACATAAAAGGAGACCTCCTTATTTTTTGTTCGTATTCATGATGTGAAAAAATATGCATATCTTTCTTATATGTGCTAGGCACAAACAATCATCCCTGAGCATTTTAGGTGAAGAAACAAGACATGCGGAATTTGATGACTTCAGGGAAGTGGCTTGTTATGTATTACGCCTTCTTATAGTGTCATTATTTCACACTATTTGCAATTGTACTTGCGATGTTTTGTAAATTTTCCATAGTGTATTCATTTTGGTGTGATTTCCAAACAGCACCGAAACCATCTTTTTCACCGTAGCGTGGAATTAAATGAAGGTGGAAGTGGAACACAGTTTGTCCAGCTTTTTCACCGTTATTGTTAAGTAGGTTAAAGCCAACTGGATTAAACTCTGCTTTAATCGCATTTGAGATTTTTGGAACGACAGAAAAAATGTGTGATGCGATTTCTGGCGTTAACGCAAAAATGTCTTGTTTGTGAACTTTCGGAATAACAAGAGTATGTCCTTTTGTTACTTGACTAATATCTAAAAATGCAAGCACATGTTCATCTTCGTATACTTTTGAGCAAGGGATTTGCCCGTCAATGATTTTACAAAAAATACAATTGTCTGCTGTATGATTCATTGATCTCATCCTTTCAAATATCCTTAGCCGTATTTTACCATAATTACATAAGAGAACAAACACGAAAAACAGGAAGCTGACTCAGCTTCCTGTTTTCTGAAGAGGGATTGAAAAAGCATTATCGTAATTTACGTTTCGCAGACACCTCATTTATTTAAGAAATGCACGGTAAATCGGCTAAAGTTTCTGCCGTAGACACCCCATTTTCAAGTGAAATGAATTGCAATCTTTTTTTAAAATGAAATTGTTTATTTTTTAAAACAGTATATGCTCTTTCGGAGACACCCCGTTTCGAAAATGAAACAAATAATCTGGTTATGTGTAAATTTCATTGTCCAACATGGACACCCCATTTCATGATGACTTCACTATGTTGTTGTACTCATCAATTGGTGGTTGCTTTTTCAATGTGTTCCTTCTTCAATAATTATGATGTCCGCTTTCGGGAAAATATATGCTAATAAATTTAAATTTTTTTTTTGAGTACATGGATACTATGTAGTACAGCATAATTTTTGGTAAGATGAATATAGAATGAATACTAATGAAGAAAGTGGTGTCGTATGAGCGAGTTATTGCGTGTAGAAAATGTTACAGGAGGATATACGAAACGACCTGTATTAAAAGATGTTTCGTTCTCTGTTAATAAAGGCGAACTTGTCGGCTTAATCGGTTTAAATGGAGCTGGTAAAAGTACGACGATTAAACATATTATCGGTTTAATGGAACCGAAAAAAGGAACTGTCACAATTAATGGGAAAACAATTCGTGATGATATGACAGCGTACCGTTCTAGCTTTTCATTCATTCCAGAAACGCCGGTATTATATGATGAATTAACGTTAGAAGAGCATTTGAAATTAACAGCGATGGCGTACGGCGTTGATGAAAAACAATATGAAGAACGTGTAGGACAACTATTACATGAATTTCGCATGAAAAATCGTTTAAAATGGTTTCCATCTCATTTCTCAAAAGGGATGAAACAAAAAGTAATGATTATGAGCGCGTTTTTAGTTGAGCCATCTCTTTACATAGTAGACGAACCTTTCGTTGGATTAGATCCGTTAGCAATTCAATCTCTTCTTCAAATGATGGATCAAATGAAAAAGAGTGGAGCCGGTATTTTAATGAGCACACATATTTTAGCGACGGCAGAGCGTTATTGTGATTCGTTCATTATTCTGCATCAAGGTGAAGTAAGAGCGAAGGGAACATTAGCTGAACTGCAATCACAGTTTAATATGCCAGGTGCAACGTTAGATGATATTTACATCGCGCTAACAAAGGAAGAAGATTATGAATAGCGCAGCGTTATGGAAAGAACGATTTCGTCACTTTCTAAACGAAGTTCGTACATATAGTAAATACGTATTTAATGATCATTTGAAATTTATTTTCGTGTTCATCATCGGTGCGGGAGCGTATTATTACCAGCAATGGTTACAAACGTTAACATCTTCCTTTCCAACTGCGCTCGTAATGGCAGTATTAATTGGACTCGTGTTAACAGCTGGATCCATTCAAACGTTATTAAAAGAAGCGGATCTCGTTTACTTACTGCCAGTTGAAGAAAAGTTAAAACCTTACTTCACCAAGGCATTTCTTTTTACATTTATGATTCAGTTATACATAATCGCAATCGTAGCAGCTGCGCTTGCTCCGTTATACTTCCAACAAATGAAGCAAACAGGTGCTGGATACATTTGGATCGTCCTCGCATTTGTCATTGTAAAAGCGTGGAATTTATTTGTAGCGTGGGAAAAGTCATTTTTAACAGATCAAAATATACAAAGGGCTGATTGGTTTATTCGTTTTATCTTAAACGGTTTATTTGTATATTTCCTTGTAGAACGTACTTCAGTTCTTTTCATTGGCGGAATCGTTCTGCTCATGGTGTTATATCTTGCTATCATGCATCAAATGGTAAAAGGAAAGCCGCTAAACTGGGAGTATTTAATTTCTGAAGAAGGTAAGAAAATGATGCTGCTGTACCGAATTGCGAATATGTTCGTTGATGTACCAGCATTAAAAGAAAGAGTATCTCGCCGAAAATGGCTGGATTTCATTCTGTCGATAATCGGCGAAAAGCGTACATATTTATACTTATATACGAGAACGTTTTTAAGATCAGGTAACTATTTTGGATTATATGTGCGTCTGCTCGCTCTTGGAGGAGTTATTCTTTACTTCATTCCATTTTTATATGGACGATTTATCGTAAGTTTTATCTTCCTATACTTAATCGGCTATCAGCTATTAACTTTATGGAAACATCACCGCATGAAAATTTGGCTTGATTTGTATCCAGTAAAGGTAGATGAAAAGAAGAAAGATTTTCTTACTTTATTAAATGCGATTCTAATCATCGGGAGCGTAATCTTTACAGTTATATTTGCACTAGCAACGAAAGATTTCATGATGACAGGAATTTTACTTGTCGTAAGCATATTATTTAGTATCGGTTTCGTTTACCAATACGGGGCGAAGCGCATTGAGCGTTTAAATTGAAAGGAATGAACCTATGATTACATACGAAGAGAAGGTTATAAAAGAATTGGAGCAGTGGAAAGCTACATTCATGAAAGATTCTTCTATGATGACACGGTTCTCCAAAAAAGTGCAGACGAAAGTGCAACAGCTCATTCCGGCGAAAGTACAAAAAGTGCTAACAGAGACGATCCGGATGATGGTACAAACAATTAGCGCCGGGTCAAACTTTATAAAGCCGAAGCTAAAAGAGACGACATGGTCACTGCAAAGACGTGACGATGAAGTTCGTAAAAAAATGGATGAGTACAAAAAAATAGCAGCGGCAGAAGGAGCAGGGACGGGAGCTGGTGGTATTCTCCTCGGTCTTGCTGACTTTCCGCTTTTACTCGGCATTAAAATTAAATTTTTATTCGATGCAGCAACATTGTACGGATTTGATACGAGCGACAAAGAAGAGCGCCTTTTTATCCTTCACGTTTTCCAGCTTGCCTTTTCAAGTGACGACCACCGAAAAGAAATATGGAAAGCAATCGAAACATGGGATACAGAAGAAGAAAATCATATGGACTGGGAAAAGTTCCAAACAGAGTACCGAGACTATATCGATTTAGCAAAAATGCTTCAGCTCGTACCCATAATCGGTGCCCCGGTCGGCGCGTATGCGAACTATCAATTATTGCAAAGACTTGGGGAAGTAACGATGAATTGTTATCGTATGCGGTTGCTGAATAGGGATTAAAAAGAAGGCGTCCTACATGTGTAATGTAGGACGCCTTTTCTTAGAAGCTAAGTCCGATATAGCTAACTCCAACTATAATCAATACGATAAAAAGTACAATGATTAATGAAAATCCGCTCTTGCCAGCTTGTCCCGCTTCACCGCCGCCATTACCACCAAGTCCCATATGATATCCTCCTTATTGTTATATGTTGTTTTTACTTTATAACTTTCTTTGTTTTCCAATAAATACCTTCTATAGTGCTAACTAAATTGAAAATCATTTCGTTTTGTTTTATAATTTACTTACCGACCGGTAAGTAAAAATAAGTGAGGTACAGTATGACGAAGAATTTACAAACATCGCAGAACATTGTAGAGGCATCATTTAAACTTATGGCAGAACACGGCATTGAGAAGATGAGTCTTTCCATGATTGCGAAAGAGGTAGGTATTTCAAAACCGGCTATTTACTATCATTTTTCTTCTAAAGAAGCGTTAGTTGATTTTTTATTTGAAGAAATTTTTTCTGGGTATCATTTCGTGAATTATTTCGATAAAGAGCAATATACGAAAGAAAACTTTGCAGAAAAGTTAATTTCAGATGGTTTACATATGCTCTCTGAGTATGAAGGGCAAGAAGGAATACTACGCGTTATCAATGAATTTATCGTAACTGCATCGCGAAATGAAAAGTACCAGAAACGTTTATTTGAAATACAAGAGGATTTCTTACATGGTTTCCACGATTTATTGAAGAAAGGCGCGAGACTGGGCGTTGTGTCACAACATGAAACGGAAGAAAATGCTCATACGCTAGCACTCGTGATCGATAATATGAGCAACTATATGCTCATGGGATTCCAGTTAAAGTATAAAGAAATTTGGATTCGAAATGTGAAAAACGTAATGAAGGAGGAGTAAAAATGAAAATGCAAAAAAACTGGTGGCTCGGTTTTCTTGGATTTATTGGGGTTTATAAAATACCAGGTATGATTGAAGCTTTTCAAGCGGATGGAAGTTGGATGAAGTTAATCGGTTTCATTTGGTTACTTTGGTTCGGATATTTTATTCCAGAGAAGAAAGAAGATTAAATTTCAATTTTCTGTAAAGTTATGTAAAATGTAGATTAAGAGTATTCATATATTAGATTACTAGATTTGGAGTGGTTACATGGATCCATTGAAAAATGAAATTCACCCTGACATGGTCAAGGTGTGGAAAGTTCGTGCTGTAATTGAAGAAGGGATCGGTATACTCGTCATTTTAGCTTACCTTTTCCTTATGATAAAGTTTGATTGGTGGGCGTGGATTTTGTATGTGATGATTGGGCTAACAGTTGTGTTCGCACCATTTTCGTACTTCTTATTCCCGAAACTACGTCAACGTTATTACAGCTACCAACTAAATGAGGAAGAGCTTGAAATTCAGCATGGTCTTTTTGTCGTAAAGCGCGTATTAGTACCGATGATTCGTGTACAGCACGTAACGATTGAACAAGGTCCGATTATGAGAAAATATGGCTTAGCAGAATTACACATTTCAACGGCAGCAACTTCTCACAGCATCCCAGGCTTAACGATGTATGAAGCAGAAATGTTGAAAACGAAAATCGCAGAATTAGCGAAAGTGAGTGATGAGGATGTATAAGAGGCAGCATCCAATCACGATGTTATTAGAATTAAAAATAACAGATTTTATACCACTCATTATTTTCATGTTCAGCTTAAACGGAAAATTTCCGTTTTGGTATTTAATTCCCGCAGGATTTGGTTTACTCACCGTTTTTTCAGCATTTGAAAAATGGTATTACACAACATATTGGGTTGAAAATAACGTATTACATGTGAAAAAAGGTCTCTTCGTGAAAAAGGAGAGCTACTTAAATAAAGAACGTGTTCAAACGATTAATACAAGTTCTAACGTGCTCTATCAAATGCTCGGTTTGAAAAAAATTCAGATTGAAACAGCTGGTGGGGGCGATGAAGCAGAAGTTAGCTTAGCTGGTATTACGGCAGAAGAAGCGGCGGAGCTTATTGCTTTGCTAAATGAGCCAACTCCAGAAGTGAAAGCAGAAGGAACGTTAGACGAAGCAACAGAAAATACAGTAGAAAAAGAAATTGTTACAGAAGAAAAACAAGCGACAGAGTATAAATTAACTTGGAAAGAGATTTTATTAGCATCTGTTACATCTGGTCAATTTGGACTATTATTCTCTTTAATCTTTTTCGTCTATCACCAAGTAGATGAGTACATTCCGAAATGGATAGAGAATGGCGTAAAGTCGTATGTAATGGAACATGATATATATGGCTGGATTTTCATGGTAGCTATTTTGCTCGTTCTTTCGTGGGTTATATCTACAATTGGCTACGCGTTAAAACATGGTAACTTCACAGTAAATCGAAAAAATGATGAAGTCCGTATTTCGCAAGGGTTACTGGAAAGAAAAGAACTCGTACTAAAATTGCACCGTATTCAAGGTATTACGATAAAAGAAAGCATTTTACGCCAACCATTCGGTTATTGTGCTGTGCAAGTAGAAGTAATTCAAAGTAAGGGAATGGATGACGAAAAAGAAAAAGTTACACTGCATCCAATTATTCGAAAAGATCGCGTGCAACAGTTACTCACACATTTACAGTTACCATATGAACTGAATACAAACATTATTTCATTACCAAAAGCAGCATTGCGCCGCTATCTCATTGATAGTTTCATTTTCTTCGCAATGCTAGCAATCCCGCTTACTGGAATAAGTATATACTCTGAAAAGCACTTCATCATGTGGGCATTAATTCCGCTCGCGATCCTCATCTTTACACTTGGATACGCAACATTTAAAACAAATGGTTACAGTGTTAACGGAGAACAAATTACACTTGTCTATCGTAGCGTCGGAAAATATACAGGACTTATTAGAAGAAGACATGTCCAATCAATGGAGAAGACACAATCATATTTCCAGCGCCGAGCGGATTTATGTACGTATAAGTTTTCTAGTGCATCATCTAGTTATAAAATAGAGCATACGAGAGTAGAAGACGCGGAGAGAATGCAGGATTGGTATAAGAAGAGAATGAGTGAGGAATAATTTGAGAAAGCTTGCCTAGTCTGAAGGGCAAGCTTTTTTGTTATAGGGAAAAGAGTCGTTTAATCCATATATTAGTACAACTACAGCAAACATGTATCAATACGCATGAAAAAAGGTAATATGCTTCTGTTTTGGGGAATATGTGGAATTTTTGATGTAAATGGTATACAAAAATACAAATAGTATTAGGAGGTTATATATGATAAGTCAGTTGAAAAGAGAAGCACTTGATGCATTAAAAGGAAGATGGGGATTAGCGGTAGGGGCAACTTTATTAATTGGAATCCTTATTGGAGCTGTTGAAATGCTAACAACAGGTATTTTCTCGATATTTTGGGGTTGGGAAGAGGCAAGTGATTCACTTACAGTAAGTATTATTGTAATGCTTGTTATTGGTCCATTAACAATAGGTGCCTATTATCTTGTTTTAAATGCAATTCGTGGGACTGATGCTCGCATTGGTCATATATTTAGATGGTTTAGCGATGGAAGTAAGTTGATGAAGTCGTTTTTAACATATTTACTAATGTATGTATACTTGACTCTATGGACATTACTTCTTATTATTCCAGGTATTATTAAATCATTTTCTTATTCTATGACATATTTTATTTTGAATGATCATCCAGAATATACAGCGAATCAAGCGATTACTGAGAGTCGTCATATGATGAATGGACATAAAATGGATTATTTTTTACTATGCTTAAGTTTCTTAGGCTGGTTCATATTAAGTATTCTTACTATAGGAATCGGTTTCTTATGGTTAGCACCTTATTTCTACGCGACATCAGCCGCATTTTATGAAGAGATTTCAAAAGAATATTATAAAAAAGAAGGCACTACTTTCTAATAAAACACATAAACCATCTGTTCCCTATATTCTTTAGGGGGTAGGTGGTTTTCTTTTTTGAGGACTTTGTCTAAAAAATAGGTAAGATTATTTTTAGGAAAAATAAAAGGAGCAACATAAATGAAATATACTTGTCCATGTTGCGTATATAAAGTGAAACTTTAATCAGTGGGGATTTTGTTCATTCCCCACTGATTATTAGTTCTCACCAATCGGGCATTTATGGGCAGCCCGCCTCCCGCCTAACTCCTTTGTTTTAGCTGAATTTTGAGGTGGGGGTCTTACTGTCCGGCAAATAGCGGGATAAAGTAATAAGAAGGACTAAATCGGTAAATTTTATTAATGGATATATTAGGAATGAATATGAAAGTATAGATGTATAGTCAATGTTGTGTATTTGATGTTATCATATTGAATGATATGGAAATTTTTAATAGAATAAGTAACTAAAAATTCAAAGGTAATGAAGCTTTTGTTGTATAAAGAAAATACTTAGTAGTAATCAACAATATTAAAAATAAGATTCGTATTTATATAAATTTAGTAGAAATGGGGTTTTAAAAAGGAATGAGTATCAGCATAACGCGGCAAAAGATTTTGGCGGCCGCTTCTCAAATTGTGCAATGTAAAGGGGTTGCTAAATTAACCTTAGAAGCAGTGGCAAAAGAGGCGGGTGTAAGTAAAGGTGGATTATTGTATCACTTTGCAAATAAAGAAGCTTTAATAGAAGGTATGATAGTCAGAGGGATAGAGGATTATGAGGGCGCTATTTACAATAAAGTAGCGGAAGACTCAGAGAGGAAAGGGAGATGGGTTCGCTCTTTTGTAGAGGAAAGATTAAGTAATGAGAGAAGAACAGAAGAGTTGTCTAGTAGTATGATGGCAGCATTCATGTTAAAACCTGAATTACTTGAGCCATTACAACAATCATTTCAGCAACTGCAAAAGAATATAGAAAACGATGAGATAGATTCAGTATGTGCAACAATTATTAGATTAGCAGCAGATGGATTATGGTATTCGGAATATTTAGGGGTTGGCAGACTAAGCCCCGAGTTAAGAGAAAAAGTGATTCAAGCTCTTATTGTTAATTCGTATAAATAGAATATACGAACTATATAATGTGAAAACAATTCACCATTACTTATTTAATGTAGTGGTGAATTGTTTTTTTTATTAGAAAAATAGAACAATTTTATAGAGTATTGAATTATAACCGTCTAGACGGTATAGTAATATTTGGTTTAAGAGGAAAATGAAACAAAAAAAGAATAAAAGATATTTTTAGCACACTATTCGAAAGGATAGGCCGCAAAGCTTAGAGTCTACGGTAATACATATTGGTTACTAAGATCGTCTGGTTGCACATTTTTGATGCAACCGGACGGTCTTTTTTTGTTATATAAATATAAAAAAATAGGAGGGAACTATGCAAATGAAAAGTACTAAAAGGCATATTTCAATGGTTTCATTAGTTTTTCTAGTATTATTTTCAGTGCTGAATGTGTGGGCTCCAGTTATTCAAGCTGCTGTGATGAAAAGTCCAGTGGACGAAATTAATATTTCTCGTACTGATGGCACGACATCTGAACCGTATCAAGCCTCAGATGGTATGAAAGTAGAAGTGAAGTGGTCAGCTAAAGAAAAAATAAAAAGTGGAGATCAATTCACAATTGATATGCCAAAAGAGTTTCGAAAAGACCTTATGAATATGAGTTTTCCTTTAAAAGATGCTGAAGGAAAAACAGTTGGTACATGTGAGATGAAAAAGGGTCTATTAACATGTACTATGGGTGATTACGTAGAAGGAAAGAATAACATTAAAGGTTCTTTATTCGTAGAATTCTACTTTGGTCTAGAAGCATATGATGGTGTTAAAGAAATTCCATTAGAATTTAACGTTGATGGTCAAATCGTCAATAAAGAAGTAAGTGTAAATAATACGACAGAGAGACCGAAGCCACAGCCCAATACGGAAAATTTATTGAAATGGGGTTCTTATAATCAAGAAAATCCTTCAATTGCTGATTGGCTTGTATATGTAAATGCAACCGGAACAGAAATGCAAGATCTTAAATTAACAGATACATTAGGACCTGGGCATGAGTTAATTACAGACAGCGTAGTATTAGAAGAGGCTGTATTTGAAGATGGTTATGCACCAACAAATATTAAGCCAGCAGATTTATCTAACATTAAAATTAATGCAACAAAGACTGGATTTACAATTGAATTTCCAGACAGTTCAAAAGGCTATATTTTAAGATATAAAACAAAGGTTACAAATCCTGCTGCAAAGCCTCATAAAAATACTGTGAAATTAGAAGGTAAAAATATTAAAACTGAAGAAAAAGTAGGACAAGTATTTGTAAGTGGTGGGGGAGGATCCGGTTCAGGTGACAATAATCCACCTAGCATTGAAAAAAATATAGTTGATGAGAATGGCAAGCTTGTAGAGAATGAGCAGTTAACACAAATGGATCAAGTTATTCAATACCAAGTTGGTACACATATACCGAACGATCCTCCTAAATACACATCTATGGTAATTAGTGATGATTTAGAAGATGTTTTAGAAGTATTAGAGGCAAAGGTGTATGATCAAAATGGCCAAGATATTACTTCTAAAGGAACGTTAAATATAGATAAACAAAGAAGTGAAGTAACATTTACATTTGGTGAGAGTTTTGACTATAAGTCATATGAAGACCAGATAATTAACCTTAGTATTAAGGCGAAAATTAAAAATAATGCAGACTTATCTTCTTACGTAGATAAGAAGATTCCTAATAAAGCAGAATTACATTTTGATGATAAAACATTAACATCAAAAGAAGTAACCATTACGCCGCCTGAAGCTCCAAAAGACGGTACAGTATCAATTCATAAAATAGATGCTGAGAATCCGAACAAAGGGCTAAAAGGTGCCGAATTTGAAGTTCGAAATAGTGCAAATGAAGTTGTTGCAAAACTGAAAACGGACGAAAAAGGTTTTT includes:
- a CDS encoding PH domain-containing protein produces the protein MYKRQHPITMLLELKITDFIPLIIFMFSLNGKFPFWYLIPAGFGLLTVFSAFEKWYYTTYWVENNVLHVKKGLFVKKESYLNKERVQTINTSSNVLYQMLGLKKIQIETAGGGDEAEVSLAGITAEEAAELIALLNEPTPEVKAEGTLDEATENTVEKEIVTEEKQATEYKLTWKEILLASVTSGQFGLLFSLIFFVYHQVDEYIPKWIENGVKSYVMEHDIYGWIFMVAILLVLSWVISTIGYALKHGNFTVNRKNDEVRISQGLLERKELVLKLHRIQGITIKESILRQPFGYCAVQVEVIQSKGMDDEKEKVTLHPIIRKDRVQQLLTHLQLPYELNTNIISLPKAALRRYLIDSFIFFAMLAIPLTGISIYSEKHFIMWALIPLAILIFTLGYATFKTNGYSVNGEQITLVYRSVGKYTGLIRRRHVQSMEKTQSYFQRRADLCTYKFSSASSSYKIEHTRVEDAERMQDWYKKRMSEE
- a CDS encoding TetR/AcrR family transcriptional regulator, with amino-acid sequence MSISITRQKILAAASQIVQCKGVAKLTLEAVAKEAGVSKGGLLYHFANKEALIEGMIVRGIEDYEGAIYNKVAEDSERKGRWVRSFVEERLSNERRTEELSSSMMAAFMLKPELLEPLQQSFQQLQKNIENDEIDSVCATIIRLAADGLWYSEYLGVGRLSPELREKVIQALIVNSYK
- a CDS encoding DUF975 family protein; amino-acid sequence: MISQLKREALDALKGRWGLAVGATLLIGILIGAVEMLTTGIFSIFWGWEEASDSLTVSIIVMLVIGPLTIGAYYLVLNAIRGTDARIGHIFRWFSDGSKLMKSFLTYLLMYVYLTLWTLLLIIPGIIKSFSYSMTYFILNDHPEYTANQAITESRHMMNGHKMDYFLLCLSFLGWFILSILTIGIGFLWLAPYFYATSAAFYEEISKEYYKKEGTTF